In the genome of Streptomyces collinus, one region contains:
- a CDS encoding uracil-DNA glycosylase: MTDIAMLPESWRGVLGDELQQPWFKELTEFVEEERAKGPVHPPREEVFAALDATPYEGVKVLILGQDPYHGEGQGHGLCFSVRPGVRIPPSLRNIYKEMHQELGTPIPDNGYLMPWAEQGVLLLNAVLTVRGGEANSHKGRGWEKFTDAVIRAVAERPDPAVFVLWGNYAQKKLPLIDESRHAVIKGAHPSPLSAKKFFGSRPFTQINEAVAAQGHTPIDWTIPNLG; the protein is encoded by the coding sequence GTGACCGACATCGCCATGCTGCCCGAGTCCTGGCGCGGGGTTCTGGGCGACGAACTGCAGCAGCCCTGGTTCAAGGAGCTGACGGAGTTCGTCGAGGAGGAGCGGGCGAAGGGTCCCGTCCATCCGCCGCGCGAGGAGGTCTTCGCGGCGCTGGACGCCACGCCGTACGAGGGGGTCAAGGTCCTGATCCTCGGTCAGGACCCGTACCACGGCGAGGGGCAGGGGCACGGACTGTGCTTCTCGGTCCGGCCGGGGGTGCGGATCCCGCCGTCCCTGCGCAACATCTACAAGGAGATGCACCAGGAGCTGGGCACGCCGATCCCGGACAACGGCTATCTCATGCCGTGGGCCGAGCAGGGCGTGCTGCTGCTCAACGCGGTGCTCACGGTCCGCGGCGGCGAGGCCAACTCGCACAAGGGCCGGGGCTGGGAGAAGTTCACCGACGCCGTGATCCGGGCCGTGGCCGAGCGCCCCGACCCGGCGGTCTTCGTGCTGTGGGGCAACTACGCGCAGAAGAAGCTCCCGCTGATCGACGAGTCCCGGCATGCCGTGATCAAGGGCGCGCATCCCTCGCCCCTGTCCGCGAAGAAGTTCTTCGGCTCCCGGCCCTTCACACAGATCAACGAGGCCGTGGCGGCCCAGGGGCACACGCCGATCGACTGGACGATCCCGAACCTGGGCTGA
- a CDS encoding ABC transporter substrate-binding protein has protein sequence MFKRNRCLWQVAAIASISSLLAGCGVLSSDTPEDEGPIVLGTTSAPSTLDPAASWDSSWELFRNIYQTLLSYPTGASEPQPDAAEQCGFSDSSNQVYRCELREGLKFSNGDALDAQAVKYSFDRIRKINVNGGPAGLLGSLERVQAPNDREVIFHLNKPDATFPFVLATPAMSIVSPKAYPRDSLHKGSDVVGSGPYTLDSYADGKEAVLVRNNSYTGYAERRNDAVTVRYFQDSGAMVKALRDKEIDVTYRGLAAGDVVDLQSKSSKDEEIQLVEGTGTDINYLVFNPKDSWANKKAVRQAIAQVVDRAAIAHKVYKDTVDPLYSMVPKGLTGHTTGFFDDYGDPDVAKARKILTEAGINQRVPLTFWYTSDRYGSETAGEFKELKRQLEASGLFSISLKSRPWKTYVEGYQKGEYPVFGRGWFPDFPDAENFIAPFVGDQNALGTPYSAPEITGDLLPRSRRESDRANVVKEFEEAQQILVEDARLLPLWQGRQYVASSRDVSGAERALDPSTIMMLWELHRKTAW, from the coding sequence GTGTTCAAGCGGAACCGGTGCCTGTGGCAGGTGGCGGCCATCGCGTCCATATCGTCCCTGCTCGCCGGGTGCGGCGTGCTGTCGTCAGACACCCCGGAGGACGAAGGACCGATCGTTCTGGGCACCACCAGTGCCCCCAGCACCCTCGACCCCGCCGCGTCGTGGGACAGCTCCTGGGAGCTGTTCCGCAACATCTACCAGACGCTGCTGAGCTATCCGACGGGCGCGAGCGAGCCCCAGCCGGACGCCGCCGAGCAGTGCGGCTTCAGCGACTCCTCGAACCAGGTCTACCGCTGCGAGCTGCGCGAGGGCCTGAAGTTCTCCAACGGCGACGCGCTCGACGCCCAGGCCGTGAAGTACTCGTTCGACCGGATCCGCAAGATCAACGTCAACGGTGGCCCCGCCGGTCTGCTGGGCAGCCTGGAGCGGGTCCAGGCCCCCAACGACCGTGAGGTGATCTTCCACCTCAACAAGCCCGACGCCACCTTCCCGTTCGTGCTCGCCACCCCGGCCATGTCGATCGTGTCCCCGAAGGCCTATCCGCGGGACAGCCTGCACAAGGGCAGCGACGTGGTCGGATCCGGGCCGTACACCCTCGACTCGTACGCCGACGGCAAGGAAGCCGTCCTCGTCCGCAACAACTCCTACACGGGCTACGCGGAGCGCCGGAACGACGCGGTGACCGTCCGCTACTTCCAGGACTCCGGTGCCATGGTGAAGGCCCTGCGGGACAAGGAGATCGACGTGACGTACCGCGGCCTGGCCGCCGGAGACGTCGTCGACCTCCAGAGCAAGTCCTCCAAGGACGAGGAGATCCAGCTCGTCGAGGGCACGGGCACCGACATCAACTACCTGGTGTTCAACCCGAAGGACTCCTGGGCGAACAAGAAGGCCGTGCGGCAGGCCATCGCGCAGGTCGTCGACCGGGCGGCGATCGCCCACAAGGTCTACAAGGACACCGTCGACCCGCTCTACTCCATGGTCCCCAAGGGCCTCACGGGCCACACCACGGGCTTCTTCGACGACTACGGCGACCCGGACGTCGCAAAGGCCCGCAAGATCCTCACCGAGGCGGGCATCAACCAGCGCGTCCCGCTCACCTTCTGGTACACGAGCGACCGCTACGGCTCCGAGACCGCCGGCGAGTTCAAGGAGCTGAAGCGCCAGCTCGAAGCCTCCGGCCTGTTCTCGATCAGCCTGAAGAGCCGCCCCTGGAAGACCTACGTCGAGGGCTACCAGAAGGGCGAGTACCCGGTCTTCGGGCGCGGCTGGTTCCCCGACTTCCCGGACGCCGAGAACTTCATCGCGCCGTTCGTCGGCGACCAGAACGCCCTCGGCACGCCCTACTCGGCGCCCGAGATCACCGGCGATCTGCTGCCCAGGTCGCGCCGGGAGAGCGACCGCGCGAACGTGGTGAAGGAGTTCGAGGAGGCCCAGCAGATCCTCGTGGAGGACGCGCGACTGCTGCCGCTGTGGCAGGGGCGGCAGTACGTGGCGTCGAGCCGGGACGTCTCGGGCGCCGAGCGGGCCCTGGACCCGTCGACGATCATGATGCTGTGGGAGCTGCACCGCAAGACCGCCTGGTAG
- the fabG gene encoding 3-oxoacyl-ACP reductase FabG, translating into MSTTEQRVAVVTGAARGIGAATAVRLAAEGRAVAVLDLDEAACKDTVEKITAAGGKAVAVGCDVSDEAQVEAAVARIAEELGAPTILVNNAGVLRDNLLFKMSVSDWDTVMNVHLRGAFLMSKACQKHMVDAGFGRIVNLSSSSALGNRGQVNYSAAKAGLQGFTKTLAKELGKFGVTANSVAPGFIATEMTKATADRVGMGFEDFKAAAATQIPVARVGEPEDIANAIAFFTGEAAGFVSGQVLYVAGGPLD; encoded by the coding sequence CATCGGTGCCGCCACCGCCGTACGACTGGCCGCCGAGGGCCGCGCGGTCGCCGTGCTCGACCTCGACGAGGCGGCCTGCAAGGACACCGTCGAGAAGATCACCGCCGCGGGCGGCAAGGCCGTCGCGGTCGGGTGTGACGTCTCGGACGAGGCGCAGGTCGAGGCGGCCGTCGCCCGGATCGCCGAGGAGCTCGGCGCGCCGACGATCCTGGTCAACAACGCGGGCGTGCTGCGCGACAACCTGCTGTTCAAGATGAGCGTCTCCGACTGGGACACCGTCATGAACGTGCACCTGCGCGGCGCCTTCCTGATGTCCAAGGCCTGCCAGAAGCACATGGTGGACGCGGGCTTCGGCCGGATCGTCAACCTGTCGTCGTCGTCCGCGCTCGGCAACCGCGGCCAGGTGAACTACTCGGCCGCCAAGGCGGGTCTGCAGGGCTTCACCAAGACGCTCGCCAAGGAGCTCGGCAAGTTCGGCGTCACCGCCAACTCCGTCGCCCCCGGCTTCATCGCCACCGAGATGACCAAGGCCACCGCCGACCGCGTCGGCATGGGCTTCGAGGACTTCAAGGCCGCCGCCGCCACCCAGATCCCGGTGGCCCGGGTCGGCGAGCCGGAGGACATCGCCAACGCCATCGCCTTCTTCACGGGCGAGGCGGCCGGGTTCGTCTCCGGCCAGGTGCTGTACGTGGCCGGCGGACCGCTCGACTAA
- a CDS encoding SDR family oxidoreductase produces the protein MTSVELSGKVALVTGASRGIGYGVAEALVARGDRVCITGRNEDALKEAVEQLGADRAVYVAGKAHDEAHQAVAVERTLEAFGRVDYLVNNAGTNPVFGPIADLDLNVARKVFETNVVSALGFAQRTWHAWQKDNGGAIVNIASVAGLSPSPFIGAYGVSKAAMINLTVQLAHEFAPKVRVNAIAPAVVKTKFAEALYEGREEEAAAAYPLGRLGVPSDIGGAAAFLTSEQSDWVTGQTLVVDGGIFLNAGTG, from the coding sequence ATGACTTCCGTGGAACTCTCCGGCAAGGTCGCCCTCGTCACGGGCGCCAGCCGCGGCATCGGCTACGGCGTCGCCGAGGCCCTCGTCGCGCGCGGTGACCGCGTGTGCATCACCGGCCGCAACGAGGACGCCCTCAAGGAGGCCGTCGAGCAGCTCGGCGCCGACCGCGCGGTCTACGTGGCGGGCAAGGCGCACGACGAGGCCCACCAGGCCGTCGCCGTCGAGCGCACGTTGGAGGCCTTCGGCCGCGTCGACTACCTGGTCAACAACGCCGGCACGAACCCGGTGTTCGGGCCGATCGCCGACCTCGACCTCAACGTCGCCCGCAAGGTCTTCGAGACCAACGTCGTCTCGGCCCTGGGCTTCGCCCAGCGGACCTGGCACGCCTGGCAGAAGGACAACGGCGGCGCGATCGTCAACATCGCCTCCGTCGCGGGTCTGTCGCCCTCGCCCTTCATCGGCGCGTACGGCGTCAGCAAGGCCGCGATGATCAACCTGACCGTGCAGCTCGCACACGAGTTCGCACCCAAGGTCCGGGTCAACGCGATCGCCCCGGCCGTCGTGAAGACCAAGTTCGCCGAGGCCCTGTACGAGGGCCGCGAGGAGGAGGCCGCCGCGGCCTACCCGCTGGGCCGGCTCGGCGTGCCGTCCGACATCGGGGGCGCGGCCGCGTTCCTCACCTCCGAGCAGTCCGACTGGGTCACCGGCCAGACGCTCGTGGTGGACGGCGGCATCTTCCTCAACGCCGGGACCGGCTGA